The Streptomyces sp. NBC_00691 genome has a segment encoding these proteins:
- a CDS encoding MFS transporter, producing the protein MWPLYAAGFTTAFGAHGIAANLGGFSEDAVTSLLVLGGLLALYDGAEVLLKPVFGSLADRIGGKPVLLGGLIAFAGASALYAVADSPGWLWAARLGQGAAASAFSPSASTLVARLNPAAKRGRAFGSYGFYKSIGYTLGPLLGGVLVWAGGLRLLFTVMALCAAAVALWAVLAVPAVPPLPRQRQTVADLARRLAYRSFLAPTAALAAATAALSVGVGFLPVSGAAAGLGTVATGAAVSVLAATAAIVQPKAGRALDAGRLTTRTGLLTGLLITAAGLAAAALPGLAGVLLASALIGTGTGLITPLGFAALAASTPEERMGQTMGSAELGRELGDAGGPLLVAAVATVSTLSLGYAALAGCWQQAPCWLWHWAPANGEAAQQRHRTAEPQAKARPPSRSSRS; encoded by the coding sequence ATGTGGCCCTTGTACGCCGCCGGGTTCACCACCGCTTTCGGCGCCCACGGCATCGCCGCCAACCTGGGCGGCTTCTCCGAGGACGCCGTCACCTCCCTCCTCGTCCTGGGCGGACTACTCGCCCTGTACGACGGCGCCGAGGTCCTCCTCAAGCCCGTTTTCGGCTCGCTCGCCGACCGTATCGGCGGCAAACCGGTACTCCTGGGCGGACTCATCGCCTTCGCCGGGGCCTCCGCGCTGTACGCGGTCGCCGACAGCCCCGGTTGGCTGTGGGCCGCCCGCCTCGGCCAGGGCGCCGCGGCCTCCGCGTTCTCCCCCTCAGCCTCCACCCTGGTCGCCCGCCTCAACCCGGCCGCCAAGCGCGGACGGGCTTTCGGCTCCTACGGCTTCTACAAGTCCATCGGCTACACCCTCGGCCCCCTCCTGGGCGGCGTACTGGTGTGGGCAGGCGGCCTGCGCCTGCTGTTCACGGTCATGGCTCTGTGCGCGGCCGCCGTCGCCCTGTGGGCGGTTCTCGCCGTGCCCGCCGTACCGCCACTGCCCCGCCAGCGCCAGACCGTCGCCGACCTCGCCCGCCGTCTGGCCTACCGCTCCTTCCTCGCACCCACCGCCGCGCTCGCCGCAGCCACCGCCGCACTCTCCGTCGGAGTGGGCTTCCTGCCCGTCTCCGGAGCCGCAGCAGGCCTCGGTACCGTCGCCACCGGTGCCGCCGTCTCCGTCCTTGCCGCTACCGCCGCCATCGTCCAGCCCAAGGCGGGCCGCGCCCTCGACGCCGGTCGGCTGACCACCCGCACCGGACTGCTCACCGGACTGCTCATCACGGCTGCCGGACTCGCGGCTGCCGCGCTGCCCGGACTGGCCGGAGTTCTGCTCGCCTCCGCTCTCATCGGAACCGGCACCGGCCTGATCACCCCGCTCGGCTTCGCCGCACTTGCCGCTTCCACTCCCGAAGAGCGCATGGGCCAGACCATGGGATCGGCCGAACTGGGACGTGAACTCGGCGACGCCGGCGGCCCCCTCCTCGTCGCCGCTGTCGCCACCGTTTCCACCCTCAGCCTCGGCTACGCGGCCCTGGCCGGTTGCTGGCAGCAGGCCCCTTGCTGGCTCTGGCACTGGGCCCCCGCAAACGGCGAAGCAGCCCAGCAGCGCCATAGAACGGCTGAGCCACAGGCCAAGGCCCGGCCCCCCTCACGGAGCAGCAGGTCGTAG
- a CDS encoding PRC-barrel domain-containing protein, whose product MNNDMWSYVPTAGHGPDSDLTGYKVEAADGQIGKVDKHSDEVANQYIVVDTGVWIFGKEVLLPASTVTAIDNEERRILVSLTKEQIKNAPEFDKEKHLGDPAYRDQLGGYYGPGH is encoded by the coding sequence ATGAACAACGACATGTGGAGCTACGTTCCGACCGCTGGTCACGGCCCGGACAGTGACCTCACGGGGTACAAGGTCGAGGCCGCCGATGGTCAGATCGGCAAGGTCGACAAGCATTCCGACGAGGTCGCCAACCAGTACATCGTCGTCGACACCGGCGTATGGATCTTCGGCAAGGAAGTTCTGCTGCCCGCCAGCACCGTGACGGCCATCGACAACGAGGAGCGGCGGATCCTCGTCTCGCTCACCAAGGAGCAGATCAAGAACGCGCCGGAGTTCGACAAGGAGAAGCACCTGGGCGACCCTGCCTATCGCGACCAGCTCGGCGGGTACTACGGCCCGGGCCACTGA
- a CDS encoding DUF6328 family protein: protein MDERHGVSAPEGQQGRQAEQRQRGGQPERGEHGEQHAKERRDPAAERDADGDGRAETGEERADRRWQELLQEIRVAQTGVQILLGFLLTVVFTPLFHDLEQTDKTIYLVTVVLGSLATGALIGPVSVHRIVSGRQVKPEAVVWASRLTFAGILLLLATLTSALFLVLRVATHDPYVPWLVSGVLLWYLLCWFALPLWVRTHYASGT from the coding sequence ATGGACGAGCGACACGGCGTCTCCGCGCCGGAGGGCCAGCAGGGCAGGCAGGCCGAGCAGCGACAGCGCGGCGGACAACCGGAACGCGGCGAGCACGGTGAGCAGCACGCAAAGGAGCGCAGAGACCCCGCGGCGGAGCGGGACGCCGATGGGGACGGGCGGGCCGAGACCGGGGAAGAGCGCGCGGACCGGCGCTGGCAGGAGCTTCTCCAGGAGATACGGGTCGCCCAGACCGGCGTCCAGATCCTTCTCGGCTTCCTCCTGACAGTGGTGTTCACTCCGCTCTTCCACGATCTGGAGCAGACCGACAAGACGATCTACCTCGTCACCGTCGTGCTCGGCTCGCTGGCCACAGGCGCACTGATAGGCCCCGTCTCCGTCCACCGGATCGTCTCCGGACGGCAGGTCAAGCCCGAAGCCGTCGTCTGGGCATCCCGCCTCACCTTCGCGGGGATCCTGCTCCTCCTCGCGACGCTCACGTCCGCGTTGTTCCTCGTTCTGAGGGTGGCCACGCACGACCCCTACGTGCCCTGGCTGGTCTCCGGTGTCCTCCTCTGGTACCTGCTCTGCTGGTTCGCCCTGCCCCTGTGGGTCCGTACGCACTACGCCAGCGGAACCTGA
- a CDS encoding MerR family transcriptional regulator, with protein MRSAGTHGDLLSIGEVAARTGLSVHALRFYEREALLAGPVRRTPGGRRQYTASDVDWLLICVRLRASGMPLADLKRFAELVRQGPGNETQRLDLLDTHRQRVDAQIQALEECRSLIAWKAGVYAEHLARGEAAGLWDPTA; from the coding sequence ATGAGATCCGCTGGGACTCATGGGGATTTGCTGAGCATCGGCGAAGTCGCCGCGCGGACCGGACTCAGCGTGCACGCCCTGCGCTTCTACGAGCGTGAGGCCCTGCTGGCCGGACCGGTCCGCCGCACGCCTGGAGGCCGGCGGCAGTACACCGCGTCCGACGTGGACTGGCTGTTGATCTGCGTCAGGCTCCGGGCCTCCGGTATGCCGCTCGCCGACCTCAAGCGGTTCGCCGAACTGGTGCGGCAGGGTCCCGGCAACGAGACCCAACGCCTGGACCTGCTGGACACGCACCGCCAACGCGTCGACGCGCAGATCCAGGCGCTGGAAGAGTGCCGGTCCCTCATCGCCTGGAAAGCCGGTGTCTACGCCGAGCACCTCGCCCGCGGAGAGGCCGCCGGGCTCTGGGACCCCACCGCCTGA
- a CDS encoding oxidoreductase: protein MTSPDQHPLGSPFSATTTAEDVMAGHRLCGKTALVTGGYSGLGLETTRRLAAAGARVIVPARRPDTARTVLQDVEGAEVLAMDLTDLHSVRAAVAQISHRIDRLDILMAVAGVMATPERRVGPGWESQLAANHFGHFVLTCELYLLLAAADGARVVVNSSAGHVLSDIRWQDPHLRTGYDKWLAYGQAKTANSLFAVHLDTLGRHDGVRAFALHPGKIITGLQREMSLREQIDRGWVDEHGNVIGAGFKTPSQGAATGLWAATSPLLGTRGGLYLEDCDVAHLSAPGQPMDDGGVRAYAVAADSAARLWELSLAATGTTPITR from the coding sequence ATGACCTCTCCCGATCAGCATCCGCTCGGCTCTCCCTTCTCCGCCACCACCACCGCCGAAGACGTCATGGCCGGTCACCGCCTCTGCGGCAAGACGGCCCTGGTGACCGGGGGTTACTCCGGACTCGGGCTGGAGACCACCCGACGTCTGGCGGCCGCCGGCGCCCGCGTCATCGTCCCCGCCCGCCGCCCTGACACGGCTCGCACGGTCCTTCAGGACGTGGAAGGGGCCGAAGTCCTCGCCATGGACCTGACCGACCTCCACAGCGTGCGCGCCGCTGTTGCACAGATCAGCCACCGGATCGACCGCCTCGACATCCTGATGGCCGTCGCGGGCGTCATGGCCACCCCGGAGCGGCGCGTAGGGCCCGGCTGGGAAAGCCAGCTGGCTGCCAACCACTTCGGCCACTTCGTACTCACCTGCGAGCTGTACTTGCTGCTGGCCGCTGCGGACGGCGCGCGTGTCGTCGTCAACAGCTCCGCCGGGCACGTCCTGAGCGACATCCGCTGGCAGGACCCGCACTTGCGGACCGGCTACGACAAGTGGCTGGCCTACGGGCAGGCCAAGACCGCCAACTCCCTGTTCGCCGTCCACCTCGACACCCTCGGACGCCACGACGGCGTACGAGCCTTCGCCCTCCACCCCGGAAAGATCATCACCGGGCTCCAACGGGAGATGAGCCTGCGGGAACAGATCGACCGCGGGTGGGTGGACGAGCACGGCAACGTCATCGGCGCCGGGTTCAAGACCCCCTCCCAGGGCGCCGCCACGGGCCTCTGGGCGGCTACCTCGCCCCTCCTCGGCACACGTGGAGGGCTCTATCTGGAGGACTGCGACGTCGCGCACCTCTCCGCCCCCGGGCAGCCCATGGACGACGGCGGCGTCCGCGCGTACGCCGTCGCCGCCGACTCCGCCGCACGCCTCTGGGAACTGTCCCTCGCGGCGACCGGCACCACTCCGATCACCCGATGA
- a CDS encoding restriction endonuclease: MRRPWARAWRDLVLAVGLLGICAGGLALFLKTAEVAGDRRPGVLAAVLVAVAALGVLAVTRRGRAPVQSRASARPAGLPDGPAPAPDVPDVGAGALDHEAVDADGFEHAVAALCARDGCTAVKVVGGAGDLGADVIAVAPDGRRVVLQCKHYAQSNRVGSQDLQRFGGTCFTIHEADVAVIVTTSSFTAPAAEYAATCGIICVDGEALAAWTDQLTPAPWDALTPDPTAPVA; encoded by the coding sequence GTGAGGCGCCCTTGGGCGCGCGCGTGGCGCGACTTGGTGCTGGCGGTCGGTCTCCTGGGGATATGCGCAGGCGGGCTGGCTCTCTTCCTCAAGACGGCGGAAGTGGCGGGAGACCGCAGACCGGGTGTCCTGGCCGCTGTTCTCGTGGCGGTCGCCGCCCTGGGCGTCCTCGCGGTGACCCGGCGCGGAAGGGCACCCGTCCAAAGCCGCGCGAGCGCACGTCCCGCCGGTCTGCCGGACGGCCCGGCCCCCGCCCCGGACGTGCCCGACGTCGGAGCCGGGGCCCTCGATCACGAGGCGGTCGACGCCGACGGCTTCGAGCACGCGGTCGCCGCGCTCTGCGCGCGGGACGGCTGCACCGCGGTGAAGGTGGTCGGCGGAGCGGGTGACCTGGGCGCCGACGTGATCGCCGTGGCCCCGGACGGACGGCGGGTCGTGCTCCAGTGCAAGCACTACGCGCAGAGCAACCGCGTCGGCTCCCAGGACCTACAGAGGTTCGGCGGCACCTGCTTCACCATCCACGAAGCGGATGTGGCCGTGATCGTGACCACCAGCTCGTTCACGGCGCCCGCCGCCGAGTACGCGGCCACCTGCGGGATCATCTGCGTGGACGGCGAGGCGCTGGCCGCGTGGACGGACCAGCTCACCCCGGCCCCGTGGGACGCACTCACCCCGGACCCGACGGCACCGGTCGCCTGA
- a CDS encoding DUF2716 domain-containing protein — protein MIGDPVVVLPEVEYRRVWDRFYEDFSFRPSMSPIKWPAIEEPVASVTWSLAALDDDPGDERLDRLVAVVEQGLSSCAGPTGTLLALDWQHTSYRFAPQEVGGPGQPAWPLSPYPDGDYFIFLAEDFRFGSFGHPWEESLCLFGEELLDVAAMEVDKLLGPPIRRSGKTAGPAWSWARAQDLARTRARSRSGPGSRPAVSAPAGTQAATAVRTLASSSVTSASWVSVSSVAAAGSVAAPRPRRATRGPAGQGPSPRSRAAPVTTAVRRRRSHMRAEWRRPAGSARTGFEGAFTDRRRPSGTSTSRRGRRGTDPWPGATRPRNLSGAGVRRA, from the coding sequence ATGATCGGAGATCCCGTAGTCGTGCTGCCGGAAGTCGAGTACCGACGTGTATGGGACCGTTTCTACGAGGACTTCAGCTTCCGTCCGAGTATGAGTCCGATCAAATGGCCAGCCATCGAGGAGCCCGTCGCTTCGGTGACCTGGAGCCTTGCTGCGCTTGATGATGATCCGGGTGATGAGCGTCTGGACCGCCTCGTCGCGGTCGTCGAGCAGGGGCTGTCTTCCTGCGCTGGCCCGACGGGTACGCTGCTCGCCCTCGACTGGCAGCACACGTCGTACCGCTTCGCACCGCAGGAGGTCGGCGGTCCTGGGCAACCGGCCTGGCCACTGAGCCCGTATCCCGACGGGGACTACTTCATCTTCCTTGCGGAGGACTTCCGCTTCGGCAGTTTTGGCCACCCTTGGGAAGAGTCGCTCTGCCTGTTCGGTGAGGAACTCCTCGACGTCGCGGCCATGGAAGTCGACAAGCTTCTTGGCCCGCCGATCCGCAGGTCGGGCAAGACCGCAGGCCCGGCCTGGTCCTGGGCCCGGGCTCAGGATCTCGCGAGAACACGTGCCCGCAGCCGTTCAGGACCCGGCAGTCGTCCAGCCGTTTCCGCCCCCGCAGGGACTCAGGCAGCAACGGCCGTACGAACTCTGGCGTCCTCGTCGGTGACGTCGGCCTCTTGGGTCTCCGTGTCCAGCGTCGCCGCCGCCGGTAGCGTGGCGGCCCCACGGCCCAGGAGGGCTACCCGAGGGCCGGCGGGCCAGGGGCCCTCGCCGAGATCCCGTGCCGCACCCGTCACGACGGCGGTGCGTCGCCGTAGATCCCATATGCGCGCGGAGTGGCGGAGGCCGGCCGGCTCCGCCCGGACGGGTTTCGAGGGCGCGTTCACGGATAGGCGGCGTCCGTCGGGAACATCGACTTCTCGGAGGGGACGCCGCGGCACCGACCCGTGGCCCGGAGCGACACGGCCCCGAAACCTCTCCGGGGCGGGGGTTCGGCGCGCGTGA
- a CDS encoding DUF5958 family protein — MTEPTSADGRTFRRETGRIVNEIAQGFRTLDAGVSWFSGLVPTLQEMVLQEVAGHAMQAHITAADGHAGVARSGVKPTANPSVMICMDPPRYGFAGLPSDEHVKAFRVLVSVFAVTDTRRRETNCKGACRHAWHNLTAATEQP, encoded by the coding sequence ATGACCGAACCGACCAGCGCCGACGGCCGCACCTTCCGGCGCGAGACCGGGCGGATCGTCAACGAGATCGCCCAGGGGTTCCGCACGTTGGACGCTGGTGTGAGCTGGTTCTCCGGCCTCGTCCCGACACTCCAGGAGATGGTTCTGCAGGAAGTCGCCGGCCATGCGATGCAGGCGCACATTACTGCTGCGGACGGCCATGCGGGGGTGGCGCGGTCAGGTGTGAAGCCCACGGCCAACCCCTCGGTAATGATCTGCATGGACCCGCCCCGCTACGGGTTCGCGGGCCTGCCCTCCGACGAACACGTCAAGGCGTTCCGCGTCCTCGTTTCCGTGTTCGCCGTCACTGACACTCGCCGGCGCGAGACGAACTGCAAAGGCGCCTGCAGACATGCGTGGCACAATCTGACGGCGGCAACCGAGCAGCCATAG
- a CDS encoding IS5 family transposase, with translation MLEPIVSAWRADRRGKGLDIGRPPEHDLRRIMDAVLYVDRTGIPWRYLPHDFAPWETVYGYFAAWQKDGVFDQLNGLLRRLVREAAGRDAEPSACVLDAQSIKTSANVPATGQGIDAGKKIAGRKRHIGVDTLGLLIAVWVTAASVSDNAGGIHLLSHIAKAHPRITKAWADSGYRTKAIDHGATLGIDVEVTRRDPGQKGFKAIPRRWVVELTFGWLMNHRRLARDYETHPHRSEAMIRLAMIDLMSRRLTRESTPNWKDS, from the coding sequence CTGCTCGAGCCCATTGTGTCGGCCTGGCGGGCCGACCGGCGAGGGAAGGGCCTGGATATCGGGCGGCCGCCCGAGCACGACCTGCGCCGGATCATGGACGCGGTGTTGTATGTGGACCGGACCGGGATCCCCTGGCGCTACCTTCCCCACGACTTCGCTCCGTGGGAAACCGTCTATGGATACTTCGCCGCCTGGCAGAAGGACGGCGTGTTCGACCAGCTCAACGGCCTGCTCCGCCGACTTGTCCGGGAGGCTGCAGGCCGGGACGCCGAACCGAGCGCATGCGTCCTGGACGCCCAGAGCATCAAGACGTCCGCCAACGTCCCGGCCACTGGCCAGGGCATCGACGCGGGTAAGAAGATCGCGGGCCGCAAGCGCCATATCGGCGTCGACACCCTCGGCCTCCTTATCGCGGTCTGGGTCACCGCGGCCAGCGTCTCCGACAACGCCGGTGGTATCCATCTGCTCTCGCACATCGCCAAGGCCCACCCCAGAATCACCAAGGCATGGGCCGACAGCGGTTATCGAACCAAGGCCATCGACCACGGCGCCACCCTCGGCATCGACGTCGAGGTCACCCGCCGCGACCCGGGCCAGAAGGGCTTCAAGGCCATCCCGCGGCGCTGGGTCGTCGAGCTGACGTTCGGCTGGCTTATGAATCACCGCCGCCTCGCCCGCGACTACGAAACCCACCCGCACCGCTCCGAAGCCATGATCCGCCTCGCGATGATCGACCTGATGAGCCGCAGGCTCACACGAGAGTCGACTCCGAACTGGAAGGACTCATAG
- a CDS encoding endonuclease domain-containing protein produces MPVHLSATQAVRRWQAGACAMCSAHPERLLVDHCHRTGLVRGLLCTSCNTSEGVRNVPSFVAYRERPPAVMLGLDEQYGSAWDGFGLDPAERGQRNAAHVDAAEALFGGIADRFRLGRK; encoded by the coding sequence GTGCCAGTGCACCTTTCTGCCACGCAGGCGGTCCGGCGTTGGCAAGCTGGCGCCTGCGCGATGTGCAGCGCGCACCCTGAGCGGCTACTGGTCGACCACTGTCACCGGACTGGTCTCGTGCGGGGCCTGCTGTGCACCAGTTGCAACACGTCTGAGGGGGTGCGGAATGTGCCATCGTTCGTCGCTTATCGGGAGCGGCCCCCTGCGGTGATGCTGGGCCTGGATGAGCAGTACGGCTCGGCCTGGGACGGTTTTGGGCTCGACCCGGCAGAGCGGGGCCAGCGCAACGCCGCCCACGTCGACGCTGCCGAAGCCCTCTTCGGAGGAATCGCTGACCGATTCCGACTGGGGAGAAAGTGA
- a CDS encoding DUF2267 domain-containing protein — MYDQPRANRPQTAMTFDQMLERVRYEGAYPTRERAAESVHNVLAALGRQLTGDERVDLAQCLPVEAALTLTAQIPDTTPLTGWGFVKDLAERTGGTPATARWDTGAVFTAITPLAGPDLITRILHQLPDGYPLLFGQTDLRRPQPTAA, encoded by the coding sequence ATGTACGACCAGCCCCGAGCGAACCGGCCCCAGACAGCCATGACGTTCGACCAGATGCTGGAACGCGTGCGCTACGAAGGCGCTTACCCCACCCGCGAACGAGCCGCGGAATCCGTTCACAACGTCCTGGCCGCCCTCGGCCGGCAGCTCACCGGCGACGAACGCGTCGACCTCGCCCAGTGCCTGCCCGTCGAGGCCGCCCTCACCCTCACCGCTCAGATCCCCGACACCACACCCCTCACCGGCTGGGGCTTCGTCAAGGACCTGGCAGAACGCACCGGAGGCACCCCGGCCACCGCCCGCTGGGACACCGGCGCCGTATTCACCGCCATCACCCCCCTCGCCGGCCCCGACCTCATCACCCGGATCCTGCACCAGCTCCCCGACGGCTACCCCCTCCTCTTCGGCCAGACAGACCTGCGCCGACCCCAGCCGACCGCCGCCTGA
- a CDS encoding DUF2267 domain-containing protein — protein sequence MSMHRESFLAHVQQRGEYQTPEEADRVARVVLALLGAHLVGTVRADLAARLPETYALILLNPLQAAEPLSPERFVRATAAWIEGATEKTALWDIGAVLSTTAAAAGDVLTREVLLQLPPGYDLLFGHPQPT from the coding sequence ATGTCGATGCACAGGGAATCCTTTCTGGCCCACGTCCAGCAACGCGGCGAGTACCAGACCCCGGAAGAAGCCGATCGCGTCGCCCGCGTCGTCCTGGCACTGCTGGGCGCGCACCTGGTCGGCACCGTGCGCGCCGACCTGGCCGCCCGGCTCCCCGAGACCTACGCCCTGATCCTCCTCAATCCGCTACAGGCGGCGGAACCGCTCTCGCCCGAACGCTTCGTCCGCGCGACCGCGGCCTGGATCGAGGGCGCCACGGAGAAGACCGCCCTGTGGGACATCGGCGCGGTCCTGTCCACCACGGCCGCAGCCGCGGGCGACGTCCTCACCCGCGAGGTCCTGCTCCAGCTCCCGCCCGGCTACGACCTCCTCTTCGGACACCCCCAGCCCACCTGA
- a CDS encoding Hsp20/alpha crystallin family protein has product MLMRTDPFREMDRIVQQLSGTSGTWSKPSVMPMDAYREGDVYVIAFDLPGVNPEAVDIDVERNMLTVKAERRPVTQADSVKMELSERPLGVFSRQLVLADALDTERIEADYEAGVLTLRIPIAERAKPRKISIGGESGRKQISG; this is encoded by the coding sequence ATGTTGATGCGCACCGACCCGTTCCGCGAGATGGACCGGATCGTCCAGCAGCTGTCGGGGACGTCAGGCACGTGGTCGAAGCCGTCGGTCATGCCGATGGACGCCTACCGCGAGGGCGACGTGTATGTGATCGCCTTCGACCTGCCCGGGGTGAACCCGGAGGCGGTCGACATCGACGTCGAGCGGAACATGCTGACCGTGAAGGCGGAGCGCCGCCCGGTCACGCAGGCCGACTCGGTGAAGATGGAGCTCTCCGAACGCCCGCTGGGTGTCTTCTCGCGGCAGCTCGTGCTCGCCGACGCCCTGGACACTGAGCGGATCGAGGCCGACTACGAGGCGGGTGTCCTGACCCTGCGGATCCCGATCGCCGAGCGTGCCAAGCCCCGCAAGATCAGCATCGGCGGGGAGTCCGGCCGCAAGCAGATCTCCGGCTGA
- a CDS encoding HSP18 transcriptional regulator — MSQATPPTTPVSFPAAAAALEAITQSMKVAQQPPAPTPATTAPPPDAGPHPALAALLMLREVREQLASWESGLIETARDQGASWADLAGPLGVASRQAAERRYLRLRPGTPGSTGEERIQATRDTRAADRTVTAWARDNAADLRRLAAQITSLTDLPPGAQDAVGELDLALADSDPARLLEPLTATRPHLRPVATDLADRVENLTRHTEQLRRDSHDQRGM, encoded by the coding sequence GTGAGCCAAGCCACCCCGCCCACCACACCCGTCTCCTTCCCCGCCGCCGCCGCGGCGCTGGAAGCCATCACCCAGTCCATGAAGGTCGCCCAGCAGCCCCCCGCCCCCACGCCGGCCACCACGGCACCGCCACCCGACGCCGGCCCACACCCGGCCCTGGCCGCACTGCTGATGCTGCGCGAGGTCCGCGAACAGCTCGCCAGCTGGGAAAGCGGGCTGATCGAAACCGCCCGCGACCAGGGCGCGAGCTGGGCAGACCTCGCCGGACCCCTCGGCGTCGCCAGCCGCCAAGCCGCCGAACGCCGCTACCTGCGCCTGCGCCCCGGAACCCCGGGAAGCACCGGCGAGGAACGGATCCAGGCCACCCGCGACACCCGCGCCGCTGATCGCACCGTCACCGCCTGGGCCCGCGACAACGCAGCCGACCTGCGGCGCCTCGCCGCGCAGATCACCTCTCTCACCGACCTGCCGCCCGGTGCACAAGACGCCGTCGGTGAGCTGGACCTGGCCCTCGCCGACAGCGACCCCGCCCGCCTCCTGGAACCCCTGACCGCCACCCGGCCCCACCTGCGGCCGGTCGCCACAGACCTCGCCGACCGCGTCGAGAACCTCACCCGGCACACCGAACAGCTCCGCCGCGACAGCCACGACCAGCGCGGCATGTGA
- a CDS encoding GNAT family N-acetyltransferase, translated as MSNSAPGQDLPVGFGFQPYRGDEDHGPMAAVRLGCAERDQADAHSVVEGLPTATEIAEASARLEEPSKNQILVVHDGSVVGYSTIRWWQERDDTWLYLHRGYLLPEHRRQGIGSAMLSWAEERIRRLIKKHGTARAAVIGANAMASEQDATALLLATGYRRVFSLVELELGDLQQLPERGSELPAGIRTGPIESSHYRAAWRTVVDSYANTGFTQKWPFEDFVGTAAPACWRAAWNGQDMVGVALCSIRRHDHTVGEVEELSVRTDQQRLGIGRALLLDGLRSLRGQGATTARLFTGTSNPHRSYDLYESVGFRRQNEYVRYRKPLA; from the coding sequence ATGTCGAATAGCGCGCCAGGGCAGGACCTTCCGGTCGGCTTCGGGTTCCAGCCGTATCGCGGCGACGAAGACCACGGCCCCATGGCCGCGGTGCGGCTGGGTTGTGCTGAACGGGACCAGGCCGACGCCCATTCGGTTGTGGAAGGGCTCCCGACAGCGACCGAGATCGCCGAAGCCTCTGCCAGGCTGGAGGAGCCGTCCAAGAACCAGATCCTGGTGGTGCATGACGGGAGCGTCGTCGGCTACTCGACGATCCGATGGTGGCAAGAGCGGGACGACACGTGGCTGTACCTTCACCGCGGCTACCTCTTGCCCGAGCATCGCCGCCAAGGCATTGGCTCAGCCATGCTGAGCTGGGCCGAAGAACGGATCCGCCGGCTCATCAAAAAGCATGGAACGGCGCGGGCGGCAGTAATCGGCGCGAACGCCATGGCCTCCGAGCAGGACGCCACGGCGCTTCTGCTCGCAACCGGCTACCGACGCGTCTTCAGCCTGGTCGAGCTGGAGCTGGGCGATCTGCAGCAGTTGCCCGAGCGGGGCAGCGAACTGCCAGCCGGGATACGGACGGGCCCGATCGAGTCAAGCCACTACCGCGCCGCCTGGAGGACGGTCGTCGATTCGTATGCGAACACCGGCTTCACACAGAAATGGCCATTCGAGGACTTCGTCGGCACCGCCGCCCCGGCATGCTGGAGGGCTGCATGGAACGGGCAGGACATGGTCGGCGTCGCCCTCTGCAGCATCCGCCGTCACGACCACACCGTAGGCGAGGTCGAAGAGCTGAGTGTCCGGACGGACCAGCAACGCCTCGGAATCGGCCGGGCCCTGCTGCTGGACGGGCTGCGGAGCCTTCGCGGACAGGGTGCAACGACCGCTCGACTGTTCACGGGCACGTCAAACCCGCACCGGTCCTACGATCTTTACGAGAGTGTGGGGTTCCGGCGGCAGAACGAGTACGTCCGTTACCGCAAGCCGCTTGCTTGA
- a CDS encoding ATP-binding protein, with translation MDRAGQDRGQQFLVERCPSVSAAFEGSEGEEIGLARDLARGFLTEVQAVHGLPVSVDVMGTVLLVVSEMVTNARKYAPGPCLLTLEVNEGAVEVTVWDSAPTLPMARAGDPGRVGQHGLEIIMAVCRSVEMHREPVGKRIKAAISLSDDQLGDAARPL, from the coding sequence ATGGACAGGGCTGGGCAGGACAGGGGCCAGCAGTTTCTTGTGGAGCGTTGTCCATCGGTGTCCGCCGCGTTCGAGGGCAGCGAGGGCGAGGAAATCGGCCTGGCCCGGGACCTGGCCCGCGGCTTTTTGACCGAGGTGCAGGCCGTGCACGGGCTCCCGGTATCCGTGGACGTCATGGGCACGGTGCTGCTGGTCGTGAGCGAGATGGTGACGAACGCCCGGAAGTACGCGCCCGGGCCCTGTCTGCTGACCCTGGAGGTCAACGAGGGCGCCGTCGAGGTGACCGTGTGGGACAGCGCCCCGACGCTGCCCATGGCGCGAGCCGGGGATCCGGGTCGGGTGGGCCAGCACGGCCTGGAGATCATCATGGCGGTCTGCCGGAGCGTGGAGATGCACCGCGAGCCGGTCGGCAAGCGGATCAAGGCTGCGATCTCCCTGTCCGACGACCAGCTCGGTGACGCCGCCCGCCCGCTCTGA